The Fictibacillus arsenicus genome contains a region encoding:
- a CDS encoding DMT family transporter codes for MTNDTLKIPVFIPLIIGIIAISFSSIFVKWSDAPVSVQGMYRLVFTLFLMLPFTLKHIKALKSISLRKWLLLLLSGTFLALHFLFWMGSLKLTTVASSTILLSLQPVFVMAGAYFAFREKTSKPAIIGMLVAITGAVMIGWGDIGISKQHIQGDILSILGTIVVAVHMLIGQKLLKTIPAAIYSFSVFLSAVIVFAGYNTLLHIPMTGYSDKDWGIFLLLAIVPTVFGHVLFNWLLKYVTAATISMAILGEPVGATLLAYLLLNETLTFSQWAGGAIVLLGLYYFLKNTRILKKDKPPAPIKSPVTAGPIVKKG; via the coding sequence ATATCATTTTCATCTATTTTTGTGAAATGGTCAGACGCTCCTGTATCTGTCCAAGGGATGTACCGGCTTGTATTTACATTATTTTTAATGCTTCCATTTACATTGAAGCATATAAAAGCTCTTAAAAGCATTTCTTTAAGGAAATGGCTGCTGCTGCTTTTATCAGGAACATTTTTAGCTCTTCACTTCTTGTTTTGGATGGGCTCTTTAAAGTTAACAACTGTAGCAAGCTCCACTATATTGCTTTCACTGCAGCCTGTTTTTGTTATGGCAGGTGCATATTTTGCTTTTCGTGAAAAAACATCAAAACCAGCCATTATCGGAATGCTTGTTGCCATTACCGGTGCTGTCATGATTGGCTGGGGAGACATTGGTATCTCAAAACAGCACATACAAGGAGATATTTTATCCATATTAGGAACAATCGTAGTTGCTGTTCATATGCTGATTGGCCAAAAGCTCCTTAAAACGATACCCGCTGCAATTTATAGTTTTTCGGTATTTTTATCTGCAGTTATCGTTTTTGCTGGTTACAATACACTTTTACATATCCCAATGACAGGATATTCTGATAAAGATTGGGGTATATTTTTATTGCTAGCCATTGTCCCAACAGTTTTTGGACATGTTCTTTTTAATTGGCTTCTAAAATACGTAACTGCTGCAACTATCTCTATGGCAATATTAGGCGAGCCTGTAGGAGCTACATTGCTTGCGTATTTATTATTAAATGAAACATTAACTTTCTCACAATGGGCAGGTGGAGCAATCGTGCTATTAGGACTTTATTACTTTTTAAAAAATACCCGAATACTGAAGAAAGATAAACCGCCAGCTCCTATAAAAAGTCCTGTAACTGCAGGACCCATCGTAAAAAAAGGGTAA